In the genome of Candidatus Reidiella endopervernicosa, one region contains:
- a CDS encoding CbbQ/NirQ/NorQ/GpvN family protein: MSDQQTESTLTLIENEPYYEPVAQEIEVFEAAYRNHLPVLLKGPTGCGKTRFMEYMAWRLQRPLITVSCHDDLTASDLVGRYLIKGGETTWIDGPLARAVRAGAICYLDEIVEARKDTMVVIHPLADDRRVLPMEKLGVQLEADGNFALSISYNPGYQSVLKDLKQSTRQRFVALEFDYPDSELEQRIVVKESGVDAALATQLVKFAHMTRNLKGSGLEEGASTRLLVHAAKLIAAGIDPVVACEGSIAQALTDDAEMLAAVNELSASLF; encoded by the coding sequence GTGTCGGATCAGCAGACGGAATCAACCCTTACCCTTATCGAAAACGAGCCCTACTACGAGCCAGTGGCGCAGGAGATAGAGGTCTTCGAGGCCGCCTATCGTAACCACCTGCCGGTGCTGCTGAAGGGGCCAACCGGCTGCGGTAAGACGCGCTTTATGGAGTATATGGCGTGGCGTCTGCAGCGACCGCTGATCACCGTCTCCTGTCACGACGATTTGACCGCCTCCGATCTGGTAGGTCGTTACCTGATCAAGGGCGGTGAGACCACTTGGATCGATGGGCCGTTGGCACGCGCGGTACGTGCGGGTGCGATCTGCTATCTCGATGAGATCGTCGAGGCACGTAAGGATACGATGGTGGTGATCCACCCGCTCGCCGATGATCGTCGTGTATTGCCGATGGAGAAACTTGGTGTACAGCTTGAGGCCGATGGCAATTTCGCCCTCTCGATCTCATACAACCCCGGTTATCAGAGTGTGCTCAAGGATCTAAAACAGAGTACCCGCCAGCGCTTTGTCGCGCTCGAATTCGACTATCCAGACTCCGAACTGGAGCAGCGCATTGTGGTCAAGGAGTCGGGGGTCGATGCAGCGCTGGCAACACAGCTGGTCAAGTTCGCCCACATGACTCGTAACCTGAAAGGGAGCGGTCTGGAGGAGGGGGCGAGTACCCGTCTGCTGGTGCACGCGGCGAAGCTGATTGCTGCCGGTATCGATCCGGTGGTCGCCTGTGAGGGTTCGATTGCACAGGCACTGACCGATGATGCCGAGATGCTGGCCGCGGTCAACGAACTCTCTGCCTCGCTTTTCTGA
- a CDS encoding MMPL family transporter: MFNRLLMVGVNYRMASLLFLVLVTAVSALGLQKLRVETDFSSLIAANDPKKMMYDQVAAEFGSDNRSLIYVRDVQLWTPEKLASLERLHRALESLDFVERVEDLFTLRSIRDSDGAIDSRLLIAEAPESEEDARSAYENASYNPLILGNYLSNDGRVVALMVSVKAPPDERGFDHRVNGALEQIVNNWKGEFDELFQVGPPRINAEMQASLYDDLVLLAPLSMGLLIVTIVLLLRSFMAAIIPVITSILSLVWAFGLMGWSDIPINILSAMIPSLVVVIGSTEDTHMMAAYFQGVSESRGDRRAATRFMMRHMGVPLLLTILTTSLGFVSNIFNGIGLIQDFAIASAVAILANGVITVLMVPMLLDRIGPRGSSVNDESGRVGGLPGVVVRLFGFSQQRFSSAILVLTTLLCAFFIYHASQLHVTNDPLTYFHSDRPLIQDVNRVQQDLSGIKLFFVTLESKDERAFLEPKNLRRLTEIQEFIEEQGVFDRSVSLADQLSLVNREFHRGDEEYRVVPNTRELVAQYLLFFHRNDLRSYVSNDFRRTNIVVRHNVSDSATLNRSIKELEAVAEDIAGGDIKAYVVGENLMINESAELLMSAQVKSLGLLLIAIFLIMSTMFTSFMGGVIALIPAMIPIVLMFGVMGLFDIPLNPGTAMVAVIAIGIAVDGTIHLFSRYNELCRRTSDYEEAVRQTVKMEATPVVTTSLALSLGFGVLLLSNFTLIAQFGALSALTMLFSIFANLLITPIIMTRVRVVALHQIIGLSASKEVLQGSPLFKGMSEYQIRKAILISEMHDFTEGEMVIRQGDVGRSMYLILSGEAEVLRRVGGDEQCVAQLKPGEVFGEIGFVRETTRTAGVRAASDLHMLRFDFEKIGKDLKYFPNIVAKINFNISCILGERLVDVMESQAKQQSSQD; the protein is encoded by the coding sequence GTGTTCAACAGATTACTGATGGTCGGTGTTAACTACCGCATGGCATCACTGCTATTTCTGGTGTTGGTCACAGCGGTCAGTGCATTGGGGTTACAAAAACTGCGAGTCGAAACCGACTTTAGCAGTCTGATCGCGGCCAACGATCCGAAGAAGATGATGTATGACCAGGTGGCGGCGGAGTTCGGCTCCGATAACCGTTCGCTGATCTATGTGCGTGATGTACAGCTCTGGACGCCTGAAAAGCTCGCCTCGCTGGAACGTCTCCACCGTGCGCTGGAGTCGCTCGATTTTGTTGAACGGGTTGAGGATCTCTTCACCCTGCGCTCGATTCGCGACAGCGATGGGGCGATCGATTCGCGTCTGTTGATCGCCGAGGCGCCCGAGAGTGAGGAGGATGCGCGCAGCGCCTACGAGAATGCCAGCTATAACCCGCTGATCCTCGGCAACTATCTCTCCAACGATGGTCGAGTGGTGGCGCTGATGGTGAGCGTGAAGGCGCCGCCCGATGAGCGCGGCTTCGATCATCGTGTAAATGGTGCGCTGGAGCAGATCGTAAACAATTGGAAGGGCGAGTTTGACGAGTTGTTCCAGGTCGGACCGCCACGTATCAATGCCGAGATGCAGGCGAGTCTCTACGATGACCTGGTGCTGCTGGCACCGCTCTCAATGGGGCTGCTGATCGTTACCATCGTACTGCTGCTACGCAGTTTTATGGCGGCAATTATTCCGGTGATCACCTCGATATTGAGCCTGGTCTGGGCCTTCGGTCTGATGGGGTGGTCTGATATTCCGATCAACATTCTTAGCGCAATGATCCCATCACTGGTGGTGGTTATCGGTTCGACCGAAGATACCCACATGATGGCGGCCTACTTCCAGGGTGTGTCAGAGAGTCGAGGGGATCGACGGGCGGCGACACGTTTTATGATGCGCCATATGGGCGTGCCGCTGCTGTTGACCATCCTCACCACCTCGCTCGGTTTTGTCAGTAACATTTTCAACGGTATTGGCTTGATCCAGGATTTCGCCATCGCCTCGGCAGTAGCGATTCTCGCCAACGGTGTGATCACGGTGTTGATGGTGCCGATGCTGCTCGACCGTATCGGACCACGCGGTAGTTCGGTGAACGATGAGAGTGGTCGAGTCGGTGGTCTACCGGGTGTGGTGGTACGACTGTTTGGTTTCTCCCAACAGCGTTTCTCCAGTGCCATTCTGGTACTGACCACGCTGCTATGTGCCTTCTTTATCTACCACGCCTCACAGCTACACGTGACCAATGATCCGCTCACCTACTTCCACAGCGATCGGCCACTGATCCAGGATGTAAATCGGGTGCAGCAGGACCTCTCCGGTATCAAGCTCTTCTTCGTCACTCTTGAATCGAAGGATGAACGCGCCTTTCTCGAGCCGAAAAATCTACGCCGTCTGACAGAGATACAGGAGTTTATCGAGGAACAGGGGGTGTTTGATCGAAGCGTTTCTCTGGCCGATCAGCTGAGTCTGGTCAATAGAGAATTCCATCGCGGCGACGAGGAGTATCGGGTAGTACCCAATACACGCGAATTGGTGGCCCAATATCTGCTCTTCTTCCACCGTAACGATCTACGTAGCTATGTGAGCAACGATTTCCGGCGTACCAACATTGTGGTGCGCCACAATGTCAGTGATTCGGCCACGCTCAACCGCAGTATCAAGGAGTTGGAGGCGGTGGCGGAGGATATTGCCGGCGGTGATATCAAGGCCTATGTGGTGGGTGAGAACCTGATGATCAATGAGTCGGCCGAGCTGCTGATGAGTGCGCAGGTTAAATCGCTTGGTCTGCTGCTGATCGCCATCTTCCTGATCATGTCGACGATGTTCACCTCCTTCATGGGTGGTGTGATCGCACTGATCCCGGCGATGATTCCGATCGTGTTGATGTTTGGTGTGATGGGGCTGTTCGATATCCCGCTCAATCCCGGTACCGCGATGGTGGCGGTGATTGCGATCGGTATCGCGGTCGATGGCACCATTCACCTCTTTTCGCGTTACAACGAGCTCTGTCGCCGCACCTCCGACTACGAGGAGGCGGTACGCCAAACGGTGAAAATGGAGGCGACCCCGGTGGTCACCACCAGCCTGGCGCTCTCGCTCGGTTTCGGTGTGCTACTGCTCTCCAACTTCACCCTGATCGCCCAGTTTGGTGCCCTCTCGGCGTTGACCATGCTCTTCTCGATCTTCGCCAATCTGCTGATCACACCGATCATCATGACCCGTGTACGCGTGGTGGCTCTGCACCAGATTATCGGTCTCTCGGCCTCAAAGGAGGTGCTGCAGGGGAGCCCGCTGTTCAAGGGTATGAGTGAGTATCAGATCCGCAAGGCGATCCTGATCTCCGAGATGCACGACTTTACCGAGGGCGAGATGGTGATTCGCCAGGGCGATGTCGGGCGCAGCATGTATCTGATCCTCTCGGGTGAAGCGGAGGTGCTACGGCGTGTCGGTGGAGATGAGCAGTGCGTGGCACAGCTCAAACCGGGCGAGGTGTTTGGTGAGATCGGCTTTGTACGCGAGACGACCCGCACCGCCGGGGTGCGCGCAGCGAGTGATCTGCACATGCTGCGCTTCGACTTTGAGAAGATCGGCAAGGATCTGAAGTACTTCCCCAACATCGTGGCCAAGATCAATTTCAATATCAGTTGCATCCTTGGCGAGCGGTTGGTCGATGTGATGGAATCGCAGGCAAAGCAGCAGAGCTCGCAGGACTGA
- a CDS encoding outer membrane lipoprotein-sorting protein: MSVRPLLALLLLVFTSSGLLYAAEPSGAEIMQGARERHDHFPYTFERQSMILVDANGSRNVRRMRRFTRIEDDGQLNHLLVFDYPREIAGVALRLRRFPDGKVENDLYLPAYGAQLKESAAHSRGATFLGSDFTVRDLTPEVIEDYHYRREDDLVIDDIEHFVVEATPKGQAIALATGYGMRRLFIRKENLFPIRIDYYDRHERLFKRETRHDIRQVDGKMWRSNMILMENFRKQHRSLIKIDHRIFSIDYVPETHFEDAWVLENRHLPGADLTQPAATDETSNSASEQNNNEPGSEPVE, encoded by the coding sequence GTGAGCGTGCGGCCACTGCTTGCGCTACTGCTGTTGGTGTTCACCAGCAGTGGTCTGCTCTATGCGGCTGAGCCGAGTGGGGCGGAGATCATGCAGGGTGCCCGTGAGCGTCACGACCACTTCCCCTACACCTTTGAACGCCAGAGCATGATCCTGGTTGATGCCAACGGCAGTCGCAATGTGCGCCGGATGCGCCGATTTACCCGCATCGAGGATGATGGTCAGCTTAACCATCTGCTGGTATTCGACTACCCGCGCGAGATTGCCGGAGTGGCGCTACGCCTGCGTCGGTTCCCCGATGGAAAGGTGGAGAACGATCTTTACCTGCCAGCCTACGGTGCGCAGCTCAAAGAGAGTGCCGCACATAGTCGTGGTGCGACCTTCCTCGGTTCCGACTTTACTGTGCGTGATCTTACCCCCGAGGTGATTGAGGATTATCACTACCGGCGCGAGGATGATCTGGTCATCGATGATATTGAACACTTCGTGGTGGAGGCGACGCCGAAGGGGCAGGCGATCGCGTTGGCGACCGGATACGGTATGCGACGACTCTTTATCCGTAAGGAGAATCTGTTTCCGATACGGATCGACTACTACGATCGCCATGAACGGCTCTTCAAGCGCGAGACGCGCCACGATATACGTCAGGTTGATGGAAAGATGTGGCGCTCGAACATGATCCTGATGGAAAACTTTCGCAAGCAGCATCGCTCATTGATCAAGATCGATCACCGCATCTTCTCCATCGACTATGTACCCGAGACTCATTTTGAAGACGCATGGGTATTGGAGAATCGTCATCTACCCGGTGCTGATCTGACGCAGCCGGCTGCCACAGATGAAACGAGCAATAGTGCGAGCGAACAGAATAATAACGAACCGGGTTCAGAACCCGTTGAGTAG
- a CDS encoding PqiC family protein, translating into MSSFYRNSLLGLLLAALVGCGGSTLPHRYYVINAAPAEAASEVVNKQRVLQVGSLRLPQYLDRPQLVTRHSGNRLAMAEHHQWGGNLRKDMIRVLAKNLSIMLETPHLYIAPQQPSGRLDVRIDVEVMSFEREADGQVAITAQWRLISGDGSEIETRFTSHKSPVLLSEEDYEGTVAQMSRVFSAMSREIANAIIADAD; encoded by the coding sequence ATGTCTAGTTTCTACAGAAATAGCCTGTTGGGCCTGTTGCTGGCAGCGCTGGTTGGCTGCGGCGGATCGACGCTGCCGCATCGCTACTACGTGATCAATGCTGCACCGGCTGAGGCAGCCAGTGAGGTGGTTAACAAACAGCGGGTGCTGCAGGTGGGTTCTCTGCGCCTGCCGCAATATCTCGATCGACCGCAGCTGGTGACGCGCCACTCCGGTAATCGCCTGGCGATGGCCGAACATCATCAATGGGGCGGTAATCTGCGCAAGGATATGATCCGCGTGCTGGCCAAAAACCTCTCCATCATGCTCGAGACACCGCACCTCTATATTGCGCCGCAGCAGCCGAGCGGAAGGCTCGATGTGCGTATCGATGTAGAGGTGATGTCGTTTGAACGTGAGGCCGATGGACAGGTCGCCATCACCGCACAGTGGCGTCTGATCAGTGGTGACGGTAGCGAGATCGAGACTCGCTTCACCAGCCATAAGAGCCCGGTACTGCTCTCCGAAGAGGATTACGAGGGCACGGTGGCGCAGATGAGTCGGGTCTTCTCCGCTATGAGTAGAGAGATCGCCAATGCGATCATTGCGGACGCAGATTAA
- a CDS encoding intermembrane transport protein PqiB, producing the protein MSSEREGAQGAPSPKIKQRTGLSVVWLVPLIAALIGGWLVVKTLTDQGPQITISFETAEGIEPGKTLIKYKNVQIGLVESLQFSDDFSQVTLTANLSKEAASFLKRDTRFWVVRPRLDMRGVSGLGTLVSGAYIEIEPGRGADRRHFIGLENPPVVREGDEGKKVVLVTEKLGSIGQGSPVYYQGLEAGEVLGYELANDKRSVFIHAFIKAPFDKLIHGNTRFWNVSGLDISADASGFRVRTESLTSLLYGGIAFDTPDGGEVMEEGLDGLVFTLFGGFDKIEEYAYTKKVRFVLFFDRSVRGLAIGAPVEFKGIKVGSVIDVRLEFDTNDATFHIPVTIEIEPERVIERGGEASTPIQMLQTLVERGLRARLQTGSLLTGQLFVELDMFPGSPLKLSGEGGKVAELPTLPGEFDEIAASVKGILVKFEQLDLESIASELEQTLAGANKLINSDEVGGVVSDAKTALEILRGLLQKIDKHAEPMVGNLDQTIVAARDAMKKLEVTIEHVDGVVKPGSPTLYRVDQMAEELAEMARSIRILVDLLERDPQSVLFGKGRTE; encoded by the coding sequence TTGAGTAGCGAGCGCGAAGGAGCGCAGGGCGCGCCCAGCCCAAAGATAAAACAGCGTACGGGTCTCTCGGTGGTCTGGTTGGTGCCGTTGATTGCGGCGCTGATCGGCGGCTGGCTGGTGGTGAAGACACTCACCGATCAGGGACCACAGATCACCATCTCCTTTGAGACGGCTGAGGGAATCGAGCCGGGCAAGACGCTGATCAAATATAAAAATGTGCAGATCGGTCTGGTCGAGTCGCTGCAGTTTAGTGACGACTTCTCTCAAGTGACACTCACCGCCAATCTTTCCAAGGAGGCGGCCTCATTCCTGAAACGTGATACCCGCTTCTGGGTGGTGCGGCCACGTCTCGATATGCGCGGTGTCTCCGGGCTCGGTACCCTGGTCTCTGGTGCCTACATAGAGATCGAGCCGGGACGCGGTGCCGACCGACGCCACTTTATCGGTCTAGAGAATCCACCGGTAGTGCGCGAGGGAGATGAGGGCAAGAAGGTGGTGCTGGTCACCGAGAAGCTCGGCTCCATTGGCCAGGGCTCGCCGGTCTACTACCAGGGTCTCGAGGCGGGCGAGGTGCTCGGTTACGAGCTGGCCAACGACAAACGCAGCGTCTTTATCCACGCCTTTATCAAGGCCCCCTTCGACAAGCTGATACATGGCAATACCCGCTTCTGGAATGTGAGTGGCCTCGATATTTCGGCCGACGCCTCCGGTTTCCGCGTGCGAACCGAATCACTCACGTCACTGCTCTATGGCGGCATCGCCTTCGACACACCCGATGGTGGCGAGGTGATGGAGGAGGGGCTCGACGGACTGGTCTTCACCCTCTTTGGTGGTTTCGACAAGATTGAGGAGTATGCCTATACGAAGAAGGTGCGCTTTGTGCTCTTCTTCGACCGCTCGGTGCGTGGGCTGGCAATCGGTGCGCCAGTTGAGTTCAAGGGAATCAAGGTCGGCTCGGTGATCGATGTACGACTTGAGTTCGACACTAACGACGCCACCTTCCACATTCCGGTCACCATTGAGATTGAACCGGAACGGGTCATCGAGCGTGGTGGTGAGGCCTCCACGCCGATACAGATGTTGCAGACACTGGTCGAACGGGGCCTGCGGGCACGACTGCAGACTGGCAGTCTGCTGACCGGCCAGCTCTTTGTTGAGCTCGACATGTTCCCCGGTTCACCCCTCAAGCTCTCAGGTGAGGGCGGTAAGGTGGCCGAGCTGCCAACCCTGCCGGGTGAGTTCGATGAGATCGCCGCATCGGTGAAGGGTATTCTGGTCAAGTTCGAGCAGCTCGATCTTGAGTCGATCGCCAGTGAGCTGGAGCAGACCCTGGCCGGTGCGAACAAGTTGATCAACTCCGATGAGGTTGGCGGTGTGGTTTCCGATGCCAAGACCGCACTGGAAATACTGCGTGGCTTGTTGCAAAAGATCGATAAGCACGCCGAGCCGATGGTCGGCAATCTCGATCAGACCATCGTCGCTGCACGCGATGCAATGAAGAAGCTTGAAGTGACGATTGAGCATGTCGATGGCGTGGTCAAACCGGGTTCACCGACCCTTTATCGTGTCGATCAGATGGCCGAAGAGCTGGCAGAGATGGCACGCTCGATTCGTATCCTGGTCGACCTGCTGGAGCGTGATCCGCAGTCGGTACTGTTTGGTAAAGGGAGAACGGAGTAG
- a CDS encoding PqiA/YebS family transporter subunit produces the protein MHNENLKSGLVACHECDLLHEICEVPHHGRAHCTRCGAELYRHIPNGLDKMLALQLAALLLFLIANLFPFLSLEFGGRGEQMLLASASFKFFSAGMEGLGVLVFLTSVLFPLMTIGGMVYILLPIRLGYRPPWMSQVYRVVRVVAPWSLLGVFMLGVLVSFVKLLDMATVIPGVALYAFAALLLVTTMARYIHDESVIWPLVGHDVGERVLSGSASEHGLLHCHICGLLSEGPAEDEHHEHCQRCGSQLHSRKRESVARTWALIATATILFIPANVYPVMTITQLGSSDSSTILGGVVKLIESGMWPLALLVFFASIVVPGLKLIVLTLLLVTVQRGSLWRLRDRTTLYRLTEAVGSWSMVDVFLVAVLAALVDLDALSTISPEVGVNFFAAVVVVTIVAAQSFDPRLIWDSDERSGRKELE, from the coding sequence GTGCATAACGAAAATCTAAAATCCGGTCTGGTCGCCTGTCATGAGTGCGATCTCCTGCATGAGATCTGTGAGGTGCCGCACCACGGTCGCGCCCACTGCACCCGCTGTGGTGCCGAGCTCTATCGCCATATTCCAAACGGTCTCGACAAGATGCTGGCGCTACAGCTTGCGGCACTGCTGCTGTTTCTAATCGCCAACCTGTTCCCTTTCCTCTCCCTCGAATTTGGTGGTCGTGGAGAGCAGATGCTACTTGCCTCCGCCTCTTTTAAGTTTTTCAGCGCCGGGATGGAGGGGCTGGGGGTGCTGGTCTTTCTTACCAGTGTGCTCTTCCCGCTGATGACTATCGGCGGCATGGTCTACATTCTATTGCCGATTCGACTCGGGTATCGGCCACCGTGGATGTCGCAGGTCTATCGGGTGGTTCGTGTTGTGGCGCCCTGGAGTCTGCTCGGTGTCTTCATGCTCGGCGTGTTGGTCTCGTTTGTGAAGCTGCTCGATATGGCAACGGTGATTCCCGGTGTAGCGCTCTACGCCTTTGCCGCGCTGCTGCTGGTGACGACTATGGCACGTTATATCCACGATGAGTCGGTGATCTGGCCGCTGGTCGGTCACGATGTGGGAGAACGAGTGTTGAGCGGCAGCGCCAGTGAGCATGGGCTATTGCACTGCCATATCTGCGGGCTGCTGAGTGAAGGGCCGGCAGAGGATGAGCATCATGAGCATTGTCAGCGCTGCGGCAGCCAGCTCCATAGTCGTAAGCGTGAGAGTGTGGCGCGTACCTGGGCGCTGATTGCGACTGCAACCATTCTGTTTATTCCGGCTAATGTCTACCCGGTGATGACCATTACTCAGCTCGGCAGCAGTGATTCGAGTACGATTCTGGGTGGTGTGGTGAAGCTGATCGAGAGTGGTATGTGGCCGCTCGCGCTACTGGTCTTTTTTGCCAGTATAGTAGTGCCTGGATTGAAACTGATCGTGCTTACGTTACTGCTGGTGACGGTGCAGCGCGGTTCGCTGTGGCGACTGCGGGATCGCACTACGCTCTACCGTCTTACCGAGGCGGTTGGCAGCTGGTCGATGGTCGATGTCTTTCTGGTGGCGGTACTGGCGGCACTGGTCGATCTCGACGCACTTTCGACCATCAGCCCCGAGGTCGGGGTGAACTTTTTTGCAGCGGTGGTGGTGGTGACGATTGTGGCGGCGCAGAGTTTCGATCCACGACTGATATGGGATAGTGATGAGCGAAGTGGGAGAAAAGAGCTTGAGTAG
- a CDS encoding FAD-dependent oxidoreductase, with product MSEVIATNQTILVVGGGISGLTAALEAAECGKQVILLEKKPTVGGRVSQLYKYFPKLCYPTCGVEIQLRRLKANKNLRLITMADVESVAGEAGNYTVTVKVAPRYVNENCTACGACGDAVEAEFDDDHNYGMKKRKGAYLTHNHAYPQRYTLDPAIIGTDDGNKAKEACKYDAVDLEMREESLELNVGAVIWATGWKPYDANKIQPYGYDRFENVITNVELERMMVPEGPTGGKILRPSDGAEAKKIAFIQCAGSRDHNHLKHCSRICCMASLKQTTYVAEQQNDAKSTIYYIDIRAIDRLDDFHRAVKDDENVSFVKSKVANIVRNKENDNLKLRGVDTEGYHRYETEHDLVVLATGMESTVPEGIFPVETKINEHGFLELDEANGGIFGAGCSSDALDVNRAAQNATAAALRAIQVVNKAAGTEG from the coding sequence ATGTCGGAGGTCATCGCAACCAACCAGACCATACTGGTCGTGGGTGGCGGTATCAGCGGCCTGACGGCGGCCCTTGAAGCGGCCGAGTGCGGCAAGCAGGTTATCCTGCTAGAGAAAAAGCCCACCGTCGGCGGTCGTGTCAGCCAGCTATACAAATACTTCCCTAAACTCTGCTACCCCACCTGTGGTGTGGAGATTCAGCTGCGTCGCCTCAAGGCGAACAAGAATCTTCGTCTCATCACCATGGCGGACGTAGAGTCAGTAGCAGGGGAAGCAGGTAACTACACTGTTACCGTCAAGGTCGCCCCACGCTACGTCAACGAAAACTGCACTGCCTGTGGCGCCTGTGGCGACGCGGTCGAGGCAGAGTTCGACGACGATCACAACTACGGCATGAAGAAGCGTAAGGGTGCTTACCTCACCCATAACCACGCCTATCCTCAGCGCTATACACTCGACCCTGCCATCATCGGTACCGATGATGGCAACAAGGCCAAAGAGGCGTGTAAGTACGACGCCGTTGACCTTGAGATGCGGGAAGAGAGCCTTGAGCTGAACGTCGGAGCAGTCATCTGGGCAACCGGATGGAAGCCATACGATGCGAACAAGATCCAGCCCTACGGCTACGATCGTTTCGAGAACGTTATCACCAACGTTGAGCTCGAGCGCATGATGGTTCCTGAAGGCCCGACTGGCGGCAAGATCCTGCGTCCTTCAGATGGTGCCGAGGCGAAGAAAATCGCCTTTATCCAGTGCGCCGGTTCTCGTGACCACAACCACCTCAAGCACTGCTCGCGCATCTGCTGCATGGCCTCTCTAAAGCAGACCACCTACGTGGCCGAGCAGCAGAATGATGCCAAGTCGACCATCTACTACATCGACATCCGCGCCATTGACCGTCTCGACGACTTCCATCGTGCGGTTAAGGACGATGAGAACGTCAGCTTCGTCAAATCCAAGGTTGCCAACATTGTTCGCAACAAGGAGAACGACAATCTGAAGCTGCGCGGTGTAGACACCGAGGGTTACCACCGCTACGAGACCGAGCACGATCTCGTGGTACTGGCGACCGGTATGGAATCGACTGTCCCTGAGGGAATCTTCCCTGTAGAGACCAAGATCAACGAACACGGTTTCCTTGAGCTTGACGAGGCCAACGGTGGCATCTTCGGCGCAGGTTGCTCTTCGGATGCACTTGACGTCAACCGTGCCGCCCAGAACGCCACAGCCGCTGCGCTGCGTGCGATTCAGGTCGTCAACAAAGCTGCTGGAACGGAGGGTTAA